One Streptococcus sp. zg-86 DNA window includes the following coding sequences:
- a CDS encoding response regulator transcription factor, which translates to MVKKILIAGRERNLSHFVSMELQKKDYLVDYASTGKEALLLAHETDFDLILMSFQLSDMSSHDLATELLTIKPSMVMIVVVDSEDAKEHGVAIQRYAVSYIIKPFVISDLVDQVTSIFRGRDYIDEHCKQVKLQAAYRDVKIDFQNRTVTRGREPINLTRREYDLLATLMNSQEILTREQLLERVWKYEAAAETNVVDVYIRYLRGKLDLPGQESYIKTIRGVGYAMREE; encoded by the coding sequence ATGGTAAAAAAAATCTTAATTGCAGGTCGGGAGCGCAATCTATCTCATTTTGTGTCCATGGAGTTGCAAAAAAAAGACTACTTGGTGGACTATGCTTCAACAGGAAAAGAAGCGCTTCTGCTTGCCCATGAGACGGATTTTGATTTGATTCTCATGAGTTTTCAGCTGTCAGACATGTCAAGCCATGATTTGGCGACTGAATTGTTGACAATCAAACCGTCAATGGTCATGATTGTTGTCGTGGATAGTGAGGATGCGAAAGAGCATGGTGTTGCGATTCAACGCTATGCGGTTTCCTATATTATCAAGCCCTTTGTCATTAGTGATTTGGTTGATCAGGTGACGTCTATCTTTAGAGGGCGGGATTATATTGATGAACATTGTAAACAAGTCAAGCTCCAAGCAGCTTATCGTGATGTAAAGATTGATTTTCAAAATCGCACGGTGACCCGTGGCCGAGAACCAATCAATCTGACCCGTCGTGAATATGATCTTCTTGCGACCTTGATGAATAGTCAAGAAATTCTAACTCGTGAGCAATTGCTAGAACGAGTTTGGAAGTATGAAGCAGCAGCAGAAACCAATGTCGTGGATGTCTATATACGCTATCTGCGTGGAAAATTAGACTTGCCAGGTCAAGAATCCTATATTAAAACAATTCGCGGTGTTGGTTACGCCATGCGAGAAGAATAA
- a CDS encoding AI-2E family transporter, translating to MKKSSFTEKLLLISFAALVLLAVLNYSDIYSSIKVLLSSMHALFIGAIFAFILNVPMKKLEDMIEKVSFLRKSKRTLAIIGVLIAFILIVTGVVVIILPTLVTTVSQLVTVTNQAIPQLIATLQDSGFLSNKLGSQLNTYVTQFTDWSKLSGFATAFLAGLANNVTGIFSNVLTLIMAFFFTLSILGSKEQLQDMTVKLLQAAFPEKVVRVIAYIGEVIVETYDRFLMSQIVEAVIIGLLVFVSYSLFSIPYAGMAGILSGVLSFVPYIGPLSACLISALFVSVQNPWLALWSVVLFQIIQLIEGNVIYPRVVGQSVGLPTLFTLAAALIGGNLFGLLGMVFFTPIFAVIYRLVKEWTYARLEAKEAEGQTVKQME from the coding sequence ATGAAGAAAAGTTCGTTTACAGAGAAACTATTATTGATAAGCTTTGCGGCTTTGGTTTTATTGGCAGTACTGAATTATTCGGATATTTATAGTAGCATTAAGGTCTTGCTATCTAGTATGCATGCCTTGTTTATCGGAGCTATTTTCGCTTTTATTCTCAATGTTCCGATGAAAAAATTGGAAGATATGATTGAAAAAGTGTCTTTTTTGCGAAAAAGTAAGCGGACACTCGCTATTATTGGGGTTTTAATTGCTTTTATCTTGATTGTCACAGGAGTAGTCGTCATTATCTTACCGACCTTAGTCACGACGGTATCACAATTAGTCACGGTTACCAATCAAGCGATTCCGCAGCTGATTGCTACCTTGCAGGACAGTGGATTTCTATCAAACAAGTTGGGAAGTCAGCTGAACACCTATGTCACTCAGTTTACAGACTGGTCGAAGTTGTCAGGTTTTGCGACAGCTTTCCTTGCAGGATTAGCCAATAATGTGACTGGTATCTTTTCAAATGTATTGACCTTAATTATGGCTTTCTTTTTTACTCTGAGTATTCTAGGTAGTAAAGAGCAGCTACAAGATATGACTGTTAAGTTACTCCAAGCAGCTTTTCCAGAAAAAGTTGTTCGTGTGATTGCTTACATTGGAGAAGTCATTGTAGAGACCTATGATCGCTTTTTGATGAGTCAGATTGTTGAGGCCGTGATTATCGGTTTACTCGTTTTTGTCAGTTATTCGCTCTTTTCCATTCCATACGCTGGGATGGCAGGGATTTTATCGGGTGTCTTATCTTTTGTGCCTTATATTGGTCCGCTTTCTGCCTGCCTTATTAGTGCCTTATTTGTGTCGGTTCAAAATCCTTGGCTGGCCTTATGGTCTGTTGTGTTATTCCAAATTATCCAGTTAATTGAGGGAAATGTCATCTACCCTCGTGTAGTCGGGCAATCTGTTGGTTTGCCAACCTTGTTTACTTTGGCAGCTGCTTTAATTGGTGGAAATCTATTTGGACTCTTAGGTATGGTCTTTTTCACGCCAATTTTTGCGGTGATTTATCGTCTTGTCAAAGAATGGACCTATGCAAGACTAGAAGCGAAAGAAGCTGAGGGGCAAACGGTTAAGCAAATGGAATAA
- the nrdR gene encoding transcriptional regulator NrdR — translation MRCPKCTSIKSSVVDSRQAEDGNTIRRRRECEQCGYRFTTYERVEEKTLVVVKKDGTREQFSREKIFNGIIRSAQKRPVSSSEIEEVVSRIEQRVRAHSDSEVESDLIGNLVMEELVELDEITYVRFASVYRSFKDVGELENLLKQITKGSKARR, via the coding sequence ATGCGTTGCCCGAAATGTACCAGTATAAAATCCAGTGTTGTTGACAGTCGTCAGGCAGAAGATGGCAATACCATTCGCCGCAGAAGAGAGTGTGAGCAGTGTGGTTACCGTTTTACCACCTATGAGCGAGTAGAAGAAAAAACCTTGGTTGTTGTTAAGAAGGATGGGACTCGTGAACAATTTTCCCGTGAGAAAATTTTCAACGGGATTATTCGTTCTGCCCAAAAACGCCCAGTATCCAGTAGTGAAATTGAAGAGGTTGTTAGCCGAATTGAACAAAGAGTGCGTGCCCATAGTGATAGCGAAGTTGAGAGTGATTTGATTGGGAATCTGGTCATGGAAGAATTGGTCGAATTGGACGAGATTACCTATGTTCGGTTCGCTTCTGTTTATCGTTCTTTTAAAGATGTCGGTGAACTGGAAAACCTGCTCAAACAAATTACCAAGGGTAGTAAGGCTAGAAGATAG